The proteins below come from a single Edaphobacter acidisoli genomic window:
- a CDS encoding Spy/CpxP family protein refolding chaperone, whose translation MKRFTLWATVAVVVGLMAFVIVRADARGRSGWCGHGWHRPGPGNYVAHALNLSDAQRTQIKTIWQAERPTVSARVQELLAENKEMNALAAEENPDQSKVEAVANRQASTIAALLMEKEKMQSKIYGTVLNPDQRVKADELEKRWESRLDRVANHLATQPK comes from the coding sequence ATGAAGCGATTCACACTATGGGCCACCGTGGCGGTGGTGGTTGGGCTGATGGCGTTCGTCATTGTGCGTGCGGACGCGCGAGGGCGGAGTGGCTGGTGCGGGCACGGATGGCATCGCCCGGGACCCGGGAACTATGTGGCTCACGCATTGAATCTGAGTGATGCGCAGAGGACGCAGATCAAAACAATCTGGCAGGCAGAGCGGCCGACCGTATCGGCGCGGGTTCAGGAACTCCTTGCGGAAAACAAGGAGATGAACGCGCTGGCTGCCGAGGAAAATCCGGACCAGAGCAAAGTCGAAGCGGTTGCGAATCGTCAGGCCAGCACGATTGCGGCGCTGCTGATGGAGAAAGAGAAGATGCAATCGAAGATATACGGCACGGTCCTGAATCCTGATCAGCGCGTGAAGGCTGATGAGCTTGAGAAGAGATGGGAGTCCCGGCTGGACCGCGTCGCCAACCACCTTGCAACACAACCCAAGTGA